The following proteins are encoded in a genomic region of Hyla sarda isolate aHylSar1 chromosome 3, aHylSar1.hap1, whole genome shotgun sequence:
- the LOC130360978 gene encoding probable G-protein coupled receptor 148 has protein sequence MRRTMNMSHAHECSLTKLVNASIMLQREMYVNDTMEIDPPTHYMIREWIIYPSYSGMNLFLIPVIFCCVIALIFTPSILFSIYSNISMRRETRFLLLGNIVLYDLIYLILYSVIAICNVMNLKMSKHICILILFLLAVTYWGGVLSTASMVVDTYLAVLWPLHYMSLLSARRTEKLLILLWISSFFFPAIVFLALYFTQKPAPCPLELCSLPVILLMALHADDALKLCYILFVIIFLLLFSLIFCCYIVIYYKTRETGIWKSVSSRASVTFFLHHTILFFYLSPLLLLLSESLLYMGKVIGLRTGLWITQTLCNVLLVLPKAASPCLYGLRYREIYKSLKLFLRLRKHRHVAPVISDR, from the coding sequence ATGAGGAGAACCATGAACATGTCACACGCACATGAATGCAGTCTGACAAAGTTAGTCAATGCTTCGATTATGCTGCAACGGGAGATGTATGTCAATGACACCATGGAAATTGACCCACCAACGCATTACATGATACGGGAGTGGATAATTTACCCATCCTATTCAGGAATGAACTTGTTTCTTATACCAGTGATCTTTTGCTGTGTGATAGCACTCATTTTTACTCCTTCTATATTATTCTCTATTTACTCCAACATCAGCATGCGCCGGGAAACAAGGTTCTTACTATTGGGAAATATAGTGCTCTACGACTTGATATACCTCATCCTGTATTCAGTTATCGCCATATGTAACGTAATGAACTTGAAGATGTCGAAACATATATGTATACTGATTCTCTTTTTGTTGGCTGTTACCTACTGGGGAGGAGTCCTCAGTACAGCTTCAATGGTGGTGGACACTTATTTGGCAGTTCTATGGCCACTACACTATATGTCATTACTTTCTGCACGAAGAACTGAGAAATTGTTAATACTGCTGTGGATCTCGTCCTTTTTCTTCCCTGCTATTGTCTTTTTGGCTttgtattttacccaaaaaccggCACCATGCCCTTTGGAACTATGTTCCTTACCAGTGATCCTACTCATGGCATTACATGCAGATGATGCACTTAAACTGTGCTATATCTTGTTTGTTATCATTTTCCTGCTATTGTTCTCTTTAATCTTCTGCTGTTATATAGTCATATACTATAAAACAAGGGAAACTGGAATCTGGAAAAGTGTGTCTTCAAGAGCCAGTGTAACTTTCTTTTTGCATCACACCATATTGTTCTTTTATTTGAGCCCACTTCTCCTTCTGTTGTCAGAATCATTGCTCTATATGGGGAAGGTCATCGGTTTAAGAACAGGATTATGGATAACACAGACACTCTGCAATGTATTACTTGTCCTTCCAAAAGCTGCATCACCTTGTTTGTATGGACTTCGCTATAGGGAAATATATAAGTCACTAAAGCTCTTTTTAAGATTGAGAAAACACAGACATGTTGCACCGGTTATATCAGATCGGTAA